CGCTATTCTGCAGGTAGGCCGGATTGGCTCCCTGCCAGTTCCGGATGTCGGCATAGTCGTCCCGATCGGAAAGCTTCAGCCAGAAATGGCGGTGCAGATCAATATCGCGATCCTCCCGCACCGCATCGGACAGGACCGAACCCACGCCCAGCTTCTGCCTTTCCTGCGAGCCCCCTTCCTGCGACGCGATGGTGGTCACCTCGAGCCCGCCGAACTTCATGCGCATTTTGAGGCCGAAAAGCCCCTTGTGGGCTTCGGTGTAGCCGGTAAGGCTGGTGCCGGTGAGGGCCAAGGAGGTGTTGCCCGCTTCGATCTCCTGGATGATGTCGTCCTCGAGCTCGTCCCCCTCGCCCTTATAGGTGATCTTGAGCTGTTCCTTCAGGTTGGATCCGAAGCCTTCCTCGTTGTTGATCTCGATATTGATGAGGCGCCCGATCGATCCTTTCACCGAGAAGGCGGGCTGCTGATCCATATGCAGGTTGGGGAGGAAGGATCCGGTGCCGTTGGTCGCGCCATTGCCCTGCACGCCCGTGCCTTCCACCACCAGCTTGTACGATCCGTTGATGCGCAGGCGGGGCTTGTCGACGCCGATGCGTTTCATCCAATCCGGCACATTCACCGGCAGCACGATGTCGAGCATGCCCGGCCCGCCCGCCTGCGAGGCCTCCTCCTTGCCCATGAATTCGTTCAGCCACAGCCGGCGCAGGGCCAAATCGTTCATGTCCATGGTATAGGAGTTCAACTCCACGTAGTACGACTGCCAGAGGGGGGTGGAGTCCTGCGAGCCGGGCTCGGCCTCGGGAGGCGGCAGCGACACGTAGCGGATGATCTCCACTTGGCGCGTTTCGAAGTTGACGCTATGGCGGCGCTTGAGGTAGGTGCTGTTGACCTGCAGCATGCCGTGCCCGCCCGTGCTCTCCACTCCCTTCTGGGGCAACAGCTCGTCGAGGGGATGCGCCGCATCCGGAACGTTCAGATAGGATTGGCTCTCGATGTAGATCGCTTGCGCGGGCCATATCGCAAAGGCCAGGCCCAACAAGGCCGCGATGCGCGCGCCCGCGAAACGCGGGGCCGCGAAGCGCAGATCGGTTTTAAGCACGACCGTCCGCTCCCTCGTTGGAACGGGGACAAGCCAAGCGAACTACCGCGGCGAGGAACGCCCGGCTTCCTGAATTCCGCATCCAAATCCTCATGAACCGCGCCCGATTCGGCCATTCGAAAAAGGAGAGCCGGCGAAGGGCTCTCCTGGCGGACGGATTCCCATCGGCGGGTTACCAAACCGATAGCCGGAGTATTATACGAAAAAGGCCATTTGCGTCCTGTCCCAGCCGACGTTTTTTTTCGCCCAAGCGCTTGTTGCGTCTCGGGATAGCGGCTGGATTGCTAGCTTTGCCCCTCCTTTGTCACGAAACACCCTCAAAGGTCCTAGAGATGCGCCGACCCCCGCCCATGGATGATGACCGTAAACGCCGTTGGAAGTTCGGGCAGAACTTCCTGGTGGACGAGTCCGTGGTTCGGCAGATCGCGGAGGATGCGGCGCCCAAGAAGACCGATTGGGTCGTCGAGATCGGCCCCGGCCAGGGCGCGATCACCCGCCGCCTCTTGCCCGAATGCGCCAAGCTCACCGCCATCGAAGTGGATCCCAAATGGGTGGAACATCTGCGCAGCCGCGATTGGGGCGCGCTTGACGTGGTCCAGGCCGACGCCACCCGCGTGGACGTCGCCGAGATCCTGGCCCGGGAACCGGGGAAGAAGCCCATCGTGGTAGGCAATCTGCCCTACAACCGGGCCGCGCCCATCCTCTTCCGCTTTCTGCCCTTCATCCACCGCTTCCAGTCCATGCAGATCATGGTCCAATACGAAGTGGCCAAGCGCATCTGCGCCAAGCCGCACAGCCGCGATTTCGGATTCCTGACCGTCTTCATCCGCACCCACTGCGAGCCCGAGTTCCTGCATAAAATCGGCCAGGAAGCCTTCCGCCCGCGCCCCAAGGTCTTCTCCGCCACGGTACGCCTGGTGCCATTGCCGGCCCCCAAGATCGAGGATCCCCTCTTCCTCCGCTTCGTCGAAATCGCTTTCTCCAGGAAACGCAAGAAGGTGGTCAACTCCTTGATCGGCTTCTATCGCAGGGACAAGGTGGTCGAAGCCTTGAACGCCCTCAAGGACATGACGGACGATCCCGAAGAGCATCGCGTGAATGCCGACTCCCGGGCGGAAGATCTCTCGGTGGACCAGTTCGTGGAGCTGTTCAAAAGGCTAGGGCCGCCTCCCGGCGTCCTCGCGAAGGCGGAAATCCCGTCGATCGCGTTAGCCGATATGGAATCGGGGCCGGATGGGGATACGGACGAAGAAACGGACGGGGAAGCGGAAACAGGGGAAGACGAGTAACGAAGATTCGCCCCCGGGACCGGCCCCGGCGCGGCGGGCGCATCTTACCGCCGTTTGGGAGGTGCCGGGACCGGCCGCAGGGGCGGTCGGGAGTTGGGTCGAAAGGGCGTTACGCGCGCCTTAAGCCGGGATCATCTGGCGATGCGGGGCCCGGATGTAGGCCTTCGCCGCGTTCTTACGCTCCGTATACGTCGCCAATTGTTTCCGGATTTCGGCCATCTTGCCTTGCATCTGGCGGATCATCTGGTGATCGATGGCCTGGATGCGCGTTCCCGCGTCCAGGAGCAGATTCCGCTTCTCTTCGACCAGGGCGCGTTCATTGGAAGGAACCAGGCGCTCCGCCTGGTATTCCTTGAGCAATACGGACAACGTTTGCGAAGCCTGCGCGGTATGCCCCAGTATTTTCTCGCGCGCATCGATCACCTTCTGGATGCGGGCTTCGTCTTCGGGCAGGATTTTCCGGGTCACGTCGGCGGCCATCTGGTAAAGGCCGTAGAGGACGTCGATTTCGGAGATGATTTTCTGCGTCAGGGAGTGCATGGTTCCCTTCCCCTTACGACACCAGGGAGAGTTGGGCGCCGCTCTTTTGGGACAGCGCGCCGTGATCCTCGCGGCGTACGTTTTCGATCGCCACCAGCCAGGCTTCGCGCAGCATGCTCATCATGCCCGCCACATCGCGCAAGGCCTGTACGGACCGATCCTTGATGGCCTGGGTGAGATGGCGGGAATAGAACTCGTACAAGCGGAACAGGTTCCGCGCGATATCCCCCCCGCGCTCCATGTCCAAGGCGCACATCAGCTCGGTGAGACCGTTCTGGACGCGCTGCACCGCGCGCACCATCTTCTCCACGTTCTTGGTGTCGAGCTCCTCTTCCGCCTTTTTCGTCCACTTGATGCAGTGGTCGTAAATCATGATCACCAGCTTGCCGCGATCGGCGGTGGTCACATTGGCGTTCTTGTAGCTCTGATGGGCGTATGACATCGTTACCTCGATAAGCCGCTGCTGCTGAACGCGGCGCTTTGGGACTTGAGCTTGGAGACGGATAATTCCAGGTTCGCGAACTGCTGGGTCAGGCGGTCCTTGACGCTTGCCACTTGGGATTCCAACTGGGCGATCTTGGTGTCCTCTTGGTTGATCTGATCCTGGTAATTCTTGGCGGTGGTGGTGACGAAGCCGTCGACGAAGTTCGTGATCTTGTCGTAGAAATCGCGGATCTGGCCCGCCACCCCGCGCACGAAAACGACCTTGCCAGGACCACTGCCTGCGGCGGCTTGCACCGCCATGCCATTCGAGTCACCGGAGGTCGAATTCAGCAGGTCCCCGTCGCCGCTCACGGTGGCGGCGCTCCAGTTGGTTCCGCTCGATTTATCCGTGTCGATCCGCTGGCCGGCGGGATCAATGTCGTATACGCCCGTCCTGGTGTCCTTCGTATAGGTTCCGAACTGGTGGGACGAATTCGTCATGTACCCGCCGGTAATGAAAATCCGCTTTACGCCTTCGAAGTCCGAGTCCAGGGCGGCGCTGAAGGTATCGCTTTTGATGGTCAGGAACCCGGTCTTCTGTTCCGAGGTGATGCCGACCGAGGCCAGGCTGCTGAATCGGCTGACATGGTTGTCGGTCAGTTCCGACATCATGCTGGTCATCATCCCCTGGATCTGCGAGCGTAGCCCTAAGATGGAAGAATCGCCGGCGAAAGGGCCCTTATCGATCGTAGTCGTCTGCTGGGACTGGCTGTTCGAGGGATCGGCGCTCTTAGTGACGTTGATCTTCGACTTATCGTCGATGAATTTGATCAATTGGTTATAGCTATCCAGGAAGTCCTGGACCTTCTTCGTGATGCCGTCCTTATCGAAATCCAAGGTCAGCTTGATGTTCTGGGTGGGATCGGCCCGCTTCAAGATGAAGACGGTTCCATTGACCGTGTTATCATCCCGGTTGGTTTGCGACGACACCGACATGTCGTTCATCAGGTAGAAAGCCTTGCTGCCTTGGGAGACCACGTTCTTGAAGGCGCTCTTGGTCACCGCCGCGCCCAGCCCGAGCTTGGACCCCGAGCTATCGGCATCGTTCAGGCTCAAATTGAGGGCCATGGTGCTGACGCCGCCGGCGGCGTCGAGGACCTCGATCTCGCCCGAGGTGTTCAAGGAGACGGTGGCTTTGGCCCCGAATTGGGCCTGGATGGAAGCCACCAGGTCGCCCACCGTCTGGACCGCCGTGTTGGCGATGGTGAAGCTGGAATTGATGGCAGTG
This region of Fibrobacterota bacterium genomic DNA includes:
- the fliS gene encoding flagellar export chaperone FliS; amino-acid sequence: MSYAHQSYKNANVTTADRGKLVIMIYDHCIKWTKKAEEELDTKNVEKMVRAVQRVQNGLTELMCALDMERGGDIARNLFRLYEFYSRHLTQAIKDRSVQALRDVAGMMSMLREAWLVAIENVRREDHGALSQKSGAQLSLVS
- the fliD gene encoding flagellar filament capping protein FliD, which codes for MADSTSGVGSQAGLLQVGGLATGLDTNSIITGLISIEQQKVTREENAQSQIQLKLSTFNDLKTKLNDFDTQASAMDKSTVFNVFKNTSSDATVADITGGDKATVGNYDVKVMNLASSLKVASGSFANSNASLSLTGSFTISTSAAALKADPTATSVQIDITATDTITDIANKINRAKGTGATASVLKMGDTDYRLMLTAVDEGTKAFQLNAVAGKEAQSIFADGLDLVTQQTATTQKQALRANFDFRQAAGGPATAATTFASLFQSIGSASNLTNNDQINFTGTASDGTAINSSFTIANTAVQTVGDLVASIQAQFGAKATVSLNTSGEIEVLDAAGGVSTMALNLSLNDADSSGSKLGLGAAVTKSAFKNVVSQGSKAFYLMNDMSVSSQTNRDDNTVNGTVFILKRADPTQNIKLTLDFDKDGITKKVQDFLDSYNQLIKFIDDKSKINVTKSADPSNSQSQQTTTIDKGPFAGDSSILGLRSQIQGMMTSMMSELTDNHVSRFSSLASVGITSEQKTGFLTIKSDTFSAALDSDFEGVKRIFITGGYMTNSSHQFGTYTKDTRTGVYDIDPAGQRIDTDKSSGTNWSAATVSGDGDLLNSTSGDSNGMAVQAAAGSGPGKVVFVRGVAGQIRDFYDKITNFVDGFVTTTAKNYQDQINQEDTKIAQLESQVASVKDRLTQQFANLELSVSKLKSQSAAFSSSGLSR
- the rsmA gene encoding ribosomal RNA small subunit methyltransferase A, yielding MRRPPPMDDDRKRRWKFGQNFLVDESVVRQIAEDAAPKKTDWVVEIGPGQGAITRRLLPECAKLTAIEVDPKWVEHLRSRDWGALDVVQADATRVDVAEILAREPGKKPIVVGNLPYNRAAPILFRFLPFIHRFQSMQIMVQYEVAKRICAKPHSRDFGFLTVFIRTHCEPEFLHKIGQEAFRPRPKVFSATVRLVPLPAPKIEDPLFLRFVEIAFSRKRKKVVNSLIGFYRRDKVVEALNALKDMTDDPEEHRVNADSRAEDLSVDQFVELFKRLGPPPGVLAKAEIPSIALADMESGPDGDTDEETDGEAETGEDE